AAGAAAAACATGAAAGTATGGATGGGACTATTAAGTTTCTGTGGAAATTGAAGGATGGAAAATCTGTAGAATCTGTTTTGATTCCAGAGGATGATAGAGTTACAGTCTGTATTTCGAGTCAGGTTGGCTGTAAATTCAATTGTAGTTTTTGTACAACCGGTAAAATGGGCTTTTTACGTAATCTGTCTGTGGATGAAATTGTTGCTGAAGTAATTTCCATGCAGAAAATGTATGATAGGAGAATTTCAAACGTAGTTTATATGGGAATGGGTGAACCCTTTGATAATTATCAGAATGTAATAGATAGTGCTTCAATTTTATCAGATGATAGAGGATTAGCAATTGGAGCAAGAAAAATTACAATATCAACTGTCGGTAAAGTAGATGGAATACAGAGATACACTGAAGAAGATCAGAGATATAGGCTTGCGATATCCCTTCATTCTCCGTTTGATAATGTTAGAAGTAGCATCATGCCAATTAATAAAAAGTTTCAGATAAAAGAGCTTTTCGATACTTTAAAGAAATATGCCGAGAAATCAAAAAGAAAAGTTGTTTTTGAATATATCTTACTTGACGGCTTAAATGATAGAAAAGAGGATATGCAGGAATTAAAGACTCTTTTAAAAACTCTTCCAAGTAAACTAAATTTGATTCGTTTTCATAATAATCCTTACTCAGAATTCAAATGTCCTGATGAGAGGAAAATTTATAAATTTTATCAAGAGATGCAAAATAGGGATTTCCCAGTAGTAATAAGGGCCAGTAGGGGAGAGGATGTTGCCGCGGCTTGTGGTCAATTGGGGATGGATAAAATGGATGGATTGAACCGGCTTCAGCAGTAGCTTGAAAGCATTCTAATCCTACATCTGTGCAAGATGTCTTTGAGTTCCTTATTTTTTGGGAGAAATAAGATATAAAGAATCAGGTATCTCGAATGAAATGAGAGATCTTTTCTCTTATTTAAAAAAAACTTAACTTTATAAAGAAAAAGCAAAATCACCAGCGTAATTCTAACCGGAAGGTTAGTGGAGCTGGTTCAATTTGGAGTACTCGCCAGATTGAATGGTACAATAACGACAATATCGTCTTAACTGATGTTGGTTTTGGTTAAGCTTTTCTAAAAAGCTTAGGATTTTGCTACTTTTACAACCAAAAGTAGTATTGGTAAAAAGTTTATTGAAAATTTTTAACTTGTCTTTAGTTTTATAGTTTTGCATTGATAAATATGAAATTTGAAATGTAAGTTGATATCTAGATACGATTATTTAGTTAATGATGCAAATATTTTATCATTTTGAGTTGTAATTAACTGTAGCAAACAATAAGTATAATCTGCTAGATTCTAGTTATTGTTATATTATAATTTGTTTGACTTTTATGAATATAATTGATACTTTATTAAAGATTTTACAAAAATAAGTAGCTTCAATTAAGGAGAAAGTCATGTTAAGAAAATTATGTTTCGGTTCTATTTTTATAGTATCTATGTTATTTAATGGATGTGGTCACTCCGCTGATACGCTTCAGGATTCCGATATAAAGATTAATTGTAGTTTTACTGATCAACTAAACAATGGGGAGGAGTACACCATAGAAGTTGAGGTTCCTTACTACTACAAAGACGGTGTAGAGGTGAGTTTTTATGCTGATGATAAGGTCGTGGCCATAGATAATGAGTATCCCTACTTCATCAAAGATAAATATTTTTGTACAAATGGAGGAGTCAATATTTCAAGAGTCTATGTTAAAAAAGATGGCGAAATTGTAAAAACAGCTGATTTTGAGATCAGAACTGAATTTGCCTATGATAATAATTATAAGATTATTGAAAGTTTAAATTCCTCAAATCAACCAGGAAGTGATAGGTATGTTTCAAAAATTCTTCAAATGGACGAAAACTACTATTTCGGAATAGATTTTGGTAATAGAGTTGCGAAATTTGATAAAGAACTAAACTTAGTGTGGACTAAAAAATTATTGGAAGTGGATTGCTTTTTACTTGATCTTAAAGTTTGTGATGATGGTAATCTTCTTATTACTGGGGAACATCTTATGGAATCTTTATCTTTTGTTACTAAAGTTTCGTCAGAAGGAGAAATCATATGGTTGAAAAATTTACCTCCAAATTTATACTCCCCATGTATTTCAATTGAATCGAACGATCATTTTAATTTTGTTTATAGTTTCAATCGTGATAATGTTGTCAAAATAGATCAAAACGGTGAGATTTTGTGGTCAATAGTTTGTGAGACTAGCACTGATCTTAACATTAATGTTTCATCAGTTTATCCGACCAGCGATGGAGGATTCATATGCTCTGGACAAATATATGAGGAAATTCTTGAAGCTGGTAAAGGGTTTATAACGAAGTATGATACAAATGGGAACTACGAATGGGAGCGATCTATACTATATGATAAGAATATTACAACTCAGAGAATTTCCTCAATTATACAGACTCAGGATCAGAATTATTTGGGATATTATAAAACGTATTGTTTTTCTGGTGTATATATTGTTAAATTCAATACATATGGTGACATTGTATGGGGTAGGTTTTTTTCAGATTTTGATACACAGTCAAATTTTGGTTCGCAAATAGTAGAAACAAGTAATGGAGAATATTTAGTATTGGGAGCCGATCTTAACACAGAAAGTATTCATTCACATAAAAATATTATATTATTGAATATAAATAGTGATGGTAATTTTAACTGGATTAAAGCCTATGGTGATAAATCCAGTTACCAAAGTCCACTATCTATCGCAAATTTTAACAATAAATTCAATATTGTTGCTACTTATGAATCAAATAAGTCTGAACATCATATAATATATAAAATTGATTCAAACGGTGTGATTTTGGAATAAAATGAAATTTTAATCTTCAAGAGTTCCCTGAGAATTAAACTAAATAGCTTTAATTTCTATGAAACTGAGTTTGTAAAATTCTTACATTTTGAATAAAGGGTGAAAGTCCACCCTTTATATTAATTATTTCAATAGCAAACAGCTTTTAGTTGATGTCATTTCATTGTTAACAATTATTTTATAATAGTAAATGCCTGCACTTACTGGATGCCCCATGCCATTTGTACCATTCCATGATACAGAGTGCTTTCCTACATCGAAACTATTGTTGGTTATTGTATTAACTTTCTTACCCTCAATATTATAGATCACTATATTTACTTTACTAAGTTTTTCTAAATTAAATGAAATATGAGTAATAGGATTAAACGGATTTGGATAATTACTCAATTCTAAGCCATCAACCATATTTCCGGTATTCTCATCAATTTCAACACTTTGATCATAAAAAAATGCTCCCATATCAGCAATTGTATTATCTGGATCAAACGTCGAATCTGGATTACCCGTATCAATGCAAGGAGAATTAACAGTTAAATGATAATCTTCATTTGCTGAATCAATAAATAAGGGATTTAAATCAATATTACTTTCACCACTCCAACCATCTTGTATGTCTGAGTAAGTTATATTTATATCACCAATTATCTGATCTGGTGAGTTTCCCCAAATGATAGAATTTACTATTTGAGGATAAGCCATATAAGCTTCTTGCACACCTATTCCTCCTCCTTTCACTGAAGACCAATTATTTGTAATTGTGCAGTTTTCTAAGCTTAATGAACCTTTACTTCCTGAATAAACACCACCGCCGACATTAGCAAAATTATTAGCAATCAGTGTATGTTTGGCAATAACATGTGATCCTCCACCTACCCAAAGCCCTCCACCTCTATATAAACCTACAGTATTCCCAATAATATGTACATTTTCAAGAACAATATTGGAAGTGAATTCAGCTGCGATTCCACCACCCCACGTTTGAGCAGTATTGTCCATGATAGTCACATTTTCAAAATATGCATGTGAATAGTTAAAACACATGACACCACCGCCATGCCTAGCAGAATTATTTTTGATAATCAGATTTTTAAACTGAGGTTCTGAATTGATCAAATATATTCCTCCACCTCCTTCTTCAGTACTTCCATTTTGAATAGTGAAATTTTCTATCAAAGTCGTCTGTCCAATTATCCAATTTGATTCTAATCCAATATGGATTACTCCGTGTGATTGGTTACCATCAATGATACACTGCTCTTTACTACTTCCGATTAATTTAATACCATCGATTGCTGGCCAAATCAAATTTTCATAGTAGATGCCATCAGCTACATAAACGGTATCATTGGTTGAAGCAGCATTCAAACCATTTTGAATGGTCGGGAAATCTTGAGGAATATTTATTAATGCTGCTGATAAACTTAGGATAATCGTTAGACTAAGAAAAAATATTTTCTTCATGTTTTCTCCATAATATTGTGAATTATAATCTTGATTTTTTTAAATCTTCCTTTCATTGAGTTATCAAATTAAATATTTATTTATAGCATATAACTTTATTATATTAATACTCATACAGGATTAACGCAACAATTTTATATTATGAAAAAAAAAGATTTTGCTTTGAAAAGGAATATTTTTTAAATTTTTCAAAAAAATAGTTTTATGAGTTAAAAATAAAATAATCAAAAAAAAGAACCACAGATTATGTGGTTCCAGATATTTTGTCTTTTTATTAAATACTAAAATTAGTTTTTAATTTTATTAACTAATTCCACTATTGGTTGTACTTTATAACCATCGTTCTCATAAACTACATAGCTCGCTATATGACAAAAAGGAATTTCATCTGAAGTGTAATAAATTTGAACTTCACCATTCTTTTTTGGATCAACGTAATATCTTGCTGTACATTCAAATGTTCCTACTGGAACAGTAATAGTCTCTTGAGCATTGTATTTTTGCATATCCTCGGTAGAAACTTCGTCAAATTGATTATAACCTTTGTCACCAGGTTGGGCAATTTTTAAAGGCGTTCTTTCAGATCCTTCAATAAGTACTGCTGATTTAACATTTCCATCCAGATCTACAACATATTCGAAAAACATATCACCAGAAATAGACATCATTCCACTACTAGTGATATCATGTTTGACAGTAACAAGATCGCCTTTAATATCTTTAACTGTCATTGTCGAAGTGGTTTTACCAATAAATGAAGCCTGAGGATTATTTTTATCAACAACAGACTCTAAAACAGCCATATCACCAATTTTTGGGTTTTTGTGTATAAAAACCTTGTTTGAAATTGGAGAATCCTTAACTGCACTTTTAACCATGCTTGCACATGAAATAGTTAACAACATAAAAGACACAAAAGTAAACATCATAATTGTTCTCATAACTGACTCCTTGAATGATTTCCCGAAAGCTAATAAAAAAAAATCAGAATTACAACCAATTGTTTTCTTTTATCACAAATTTATTCCAGACATTATTTCCTTTTTGCAAAATGTTTAGAATCACCCCATTCTCCATAGCCTACTTCATCTCCAGCGTAACGTACTCTGGCGTCTAAACAATGCCTACATTTACTTGCTTCTTCATCAATACATGGTTTGTCATCGTACAATTGATAGTCTGCTCTATACTTTACCGGAGTTAGATTTGGCATGATAATATTAGATCCTACTTTTAGACCCTGTTCTCGTCCATCTTCAATAATTGCTTGAAGGGCTGTAGCAGAGGCAATATTAATATCTTTCATCATTATTCTTAAAACAGCAATCATTTTTAAGGCTAGATTGAATCGCTCTTTTTTTGAAAGTAAGCGATCTTTATCTTTAAACATTGGAGTATCTTCAGCCTCAATGAAAGGACCCATGCCGATCATATCAATATCAAATTCTCTGAAAAACAGTAGATCATTTGCTAGGTCTTCAATTGTCTGATCTGGCAAGCCTATCATAACTCCTGTACCAGTTTGAAA
This Candidatus Delongbacteria bacterium DNA region includes the following protein-coding sequences:
- the rlmN gene encoding 23S rRNA (adenine(2503)-C(2))-methyltransferase RlmN, with amino-acid sequence MRRNIYGLTYDNLENEILSSGGKKFNTKQIWQWLYRKDTDDFEAMSDLSKDLRKILNDKFCSELLELEEKHESMDGTIKFLWKLKDGKSVESVLIPEDDRVTVCISSQVGCKFNCSFCTTGKMGFLRNLSVDEIVAEVISMQKMYDRRISNVVYMGMGEPFDNYQNVIDSASILSDDRGLAIGARKITISTVGKVDGIQRYTEEDQRYRLAISLHSPFDNVRSSIMPINKKFQIKELFDTLKKYAEKSKRKVVFEYILLDGLNDRKEDMQELKTLLKTLPSKLNLIRFHNNPYSEFKCPDERKIYKFYQEMQNRDFPVVIRASRGEDVAAACGQLGMDKMDGLNRLQQ
- a CDS encoding T9SS type A sorting domain-containing protein; the encoded protein is MKKIFFLSLTIILSLSAALINIPQDFPTIQNGLNAASTNDTVYVADGIYYENLIWPAIDGIKLIGSSKEQCIIDGNQSHGVIHIGLESNWIIGQTTLIENFTIQNGSTEEGGGGIYLINSEPQFKNLIIKNNSARHGGGVMCFNYSHAYFENVTIMDNTAQTWGGGIAAEFTSNIVLENVHIIGNTVGLYRGGGLWVGGGSHVIAKHTLIANNFANVGGGVYSGSKGSLSLENCTITNNWSSVKGGGIGVQEAYMAYPQIVNSIIWGNSPDQIIGDINITYSDIQDGWSGESNIDLNPLFIDSANEDYHLTVNSPCIDTGNPDSTFDPDNTIADMGAFFYDQSVEIDENTGNMVDGLELSNYPNPFNPITHISFNLEKLSKVNIVIYNIEGKKVNTITNNSFDVGKHSVSWNGTNGMGHPVSAGIYYYKIIVNNEMTSTKSCLLLK